The following proteins come from a genomic window of Acinetobacter baumannii:
- the dacC gene encoding D-alanyl-D-alanine carboxypeptidase PBP5/6: MTRKSAIAALLLLPSFSYAATVLSAPPELNNKSYVLMDYETGQILASKNENEKLAPASMTKMMTSYIIEQKLLKGELTENEQVRMNESAWCKGSSSESCMYVPLNGTATVLEMLRGIIIQSGNDASKAMAEHIAGNEGTFAHMMNQEAKRIGMTNTQFINSTGMPAEGHYSTAKDMAVLAQHIIKDSSKYYPIYSEKEFTFNGIKQGNRNALLYTDPSVDGLKTGHTDEAGYCLTTSSKRGPMRLISVIFGTPSMSERADQTRALLAWGFANFETANVQPANQVLAKAKVWFGKENEVQVGLAENFNVTMPKGKADGIKTQLVVQPNLNAPLQKGQVVGKLVASLDGKVIAEKPLVALKPVEEAGFFARLIDHIKQFFSNLF; the protein is encoded by the coding sequence ATGACTCGAAAAAGCGCTATTGCTGCACTCCTCCTCTTACCAAGTTTTTCTTATGCAGCAACTGTCTTATCAGCTCCGCCAGAATTAAATAATAAGTCTTATGTATTAATGGATTACGAGACAGGACAAATTCTCGCTTCTAAAAATGAAAATGAAAAGCTTGCTCCTGCTTCTATGACTAAAATGATGACAAGCTACATCATTGAACAAAAATTATTAAAAGGTGAGCTTACCGAAAATGAACAGGTTCGTATGAACGAATCTGCTTGGTGTAAAGGCAGTAGTTCTGAATCATGTATGTATGTTCCATTAAATGGTACAGCAACTGTTTTAGAAATGCTTCGCGGTATTATTATTCAGTCAGGTAATGATGCATCAAAAGCAATGGCTGAACATATTGCTGGAAATGAAGGTACTTTTGCTCACATGATGAACCAGGAAGCAAAACGTATCGGAATGACCAATACCCAGTTTATTAACTCAACTGGTATGCCAGCTGAAGGTCATTACTCAACTGCAAAAGATATGGCTGTTTTAGCACAACATATTATTAAAGACAGCTCAAAATACTACCCGATTTATTCTGAAAAAGAATTCACATTTAACGGTATCAAACAAGGTAACCGTAATGCTTTACTTTACACTGACCCAAGTGTTGATGGCTTAAAAACAGGCCATACTGATGAAGCTGGTTACTGCTTAACGACTTCAAGTAAACGCGGTCCAATGCGTTTAATCTCAGTTATTTTTGGTACACCAAGCATGTCTGAACGTGCTGACCAAACTCGTGCATTATTGGCATGGGGTTTTGCAAACTTTGAAACTGCAAATGTACAACCTGCAAACCAAGTGCTTGCAAAAGCTAAAGTTTGGTTTGGTAAAGAAAATGAAGTTCAGGTTGGTTTAGCTGAAAACTTTAACGTGACTATGCCTAAAGGCAAAGCGGACGGCATTAAAACTCAATTGGTTGTTCAACCGAACCTAAATGCACCACTTCAAAAAGGTCAAGTCGTTGGTAAGCTTGTTGCAAGTTTAGACGGTAAAGTTATTGCTGAAAAACCATTGGTTGCTTTAAAACCTGTTGAAGAAGCTGGTTTCTTCGCACGTTTAATTGACCATATCAAACAATTCTTCAGCAACCTATTCTAA
- a CDS encoding LysR family transcriptional regulator, which yields MLDQLRAMGVFACVVEKSSFSGAARELGITTSAVSQQIRSLENEMDVILLHRSTRKLSLTEAGQAFFSSCQEMLAAAERGKIRINELRDDLIGDLRIATTPDLAVQHIIPALSHWMSAHRGLSVHFEVGHRYIDLIEERIDIAVRMSSTAVEESDSVIPMAFVDQILVASPSYLNQTSPILHPNDLNNHELLSINAMNDSRSFNFQHAKTGEKLNIEMTSRLQSNNLQVAKALCQQGHGIARILYLDAQKELKNGSLIEILPDWKLPAFTLYAEIAKHDQQPMKIQRCVEALKQYFSQLAGGRAMQIVR from the coding sequence ATGTTAGATCAGCTTCGTGCGATGGGTGTTTTTGCTTGTGTGGTTGAAAAAAGTTCATTTAGTGGTGCGGCACGTGAATTAGGCATTACAACAAGTGCTGTAAGTCAGCAAATCCGTTCTCTTGAAAATGAAATGGATGTAATTTTATTACATCGTTCTACGCGAAAACTTAGTTTGACTGAGGCAGGGCAGGCTTTTTTCTCAAGTTGCCAAGAAATGTTGGCAGCAGCAGAAAGAGGCAAAATCAGAATCAATGAATTGCGAGATGATTTGATTGGTGACTTGCGTATTGCAACTACCCCTGATTTAGCGGTTCAGCACATTATTCCTGCTTTATCTCACTGGATGTCTGCCCATCGTGGTCTATCTGTTCATTTTGAAGTGGGGCACCGATATATCGATTTAATCGAAGAGCGAATTGATATTGCAGTGCGCATGAGTTCTACAGCGGTAGAAGAGAGCGACTCTGTTATTCCTATGGCTTTTGTCGATCAGATTTTGGTAGCTTCTCCCAGCTATCTCAATCAAACAAGCCCGATCTTGCATCCAAATGATTTAAACAACCATGAGTTGCTTTCTATCAATGCAATGAATGATTCACGTAGTTTTAATTTTCAGCACGCTAAAACTGGTGAAAAATTAAATATCGAGATGACAAGCCGTTTGCAAAGTAATAATTTACAAGTGGCTAAAGCGCTATGCCAGCAAGGGCATGGAATTGCCAGAATTTTATATTTAGATGCTCAAAAAGAATTAAAGAATGGTTCTTTAATTGAAATTCTTCCAGATTGGAAACTCCCAGCTTTCACTTTATATGCAGAGATTGCAAAACACGATCAACAGCCAATGAAAATTCAACGTTGTGTCGAAGCGCTTAAGCAATACTTTAGTCAGTTGGCTGGCGGAAGAGCAATGCAGATTGTTCGTTAA
- a CDS encoding MCR_0457 family protein — MKTFAPFFQVLGISITLCTQAVFADEGISTQEADSLIKDDIASTQVLQEICPTFVGANKKLETNTQKIIAMYLSGYSNKSISFSALQNDSEYKTLLSEARQAAKEMDHHEQHELCEEVINYKD; from the coding sequence ATGAAAACTTTCGCTCCTTTTTTTCAAGTATTGGGGATCAGTATCACATTGTGTACTCAAGCGGTTTTTGCTGATGAGGGTATCTCAACACAAGAAGCTGACAGCTTAATTAAAGATGACATTGCCTCTACTCAAGTCTTACAAGAAATTTGCCCTACTTTTGTTGGTGCAAATAAAAAACTTGAAACCAATACCCAAAAGATTATTGCAATGTACCTGAGTGGTTATTCCAATAAATCAATCTCCTTCTCTGCACTGCAAAATGATTCAGAATATAAAACCTTGTTAAGTGAAGCACGTCAGGCTGCCAAAGAAATGGATCATCACGAACAACATGAACTTTGTGAGGAAGTGATAAATTACAAAGATTAA
- a CDS encoding gamma carbonic anhydrase family protein, translated as MAKNIRPYLDHHPQIDPSCYIDEMSVVVGDVKLAENVSVWPFAVIRGDVNSIQIGKNSNVQDHCMLHVSHKNDAKPNGSPLIIGEDVTVGHHVTLHGCTIGNRVLVGINTVILDDVVIEDDVMIGAGSLVPPRKVLKSGYLYVGSPVQQVRPLTEKELAFLPYSARHYVKVQNNHKDNQIN; from the coding sequence ATGGCAAAAAACATCCGTCCTTATTTAGACCATCACCCACAAATTGATCCAAGCTGTTACATTGATGAAATGTCCGTGGTTGTAGGTGATGTTAAATTGGCCGAAAATGTTTCGGTGTGGCCTTTTGCAGTCATTCGCGGAGATGTAAATAGTATTCAAATTGGTAAAAACAGTAATGTACAAGATCATTGTATGCTACATGTCAGTCATAAAAATGATGCAAAACCTAATGGTTCACCTCTTATTATTGGTGAAGATGTGACAGTAGGCCATCATGTGACTTTACATGGCTGTACTATTGGTAACCGCGTACTAGTTGGAATCAATACGGTTATTTTAGATGATGTTGTTATTGAAGATGATGTGATGATTGGTGCGGGAAGCTTAGTTCCGCCTCGTAAAGTCTTAAAAAGTGGTTATCTTTATGTTGGAAGCCCCGTACAACAAGTACGTCCTCTAACCGAAAAAGAATTGGCATTTCTACCTTACTCAGCAAGACATTATGTAAAAGTGCAAAATAACCATAAAGATAATCAAATAAATTAA
- the purB gene encoding adenylosuccinate lyase — MNALTALSPLDGRYASKCDALRPFLSEFGLIHARVTVEVRWLQALSNRPEIVEVAPFSAETNAALDAIVSNFSEEDANRIKEIERTTNHDVKAVEYFLKEKIAGIAELQNAGEFIHFACTSEDINNLSHALMLKNGREVLVSSMKQILNAISALATTHAEQPMLSRTHGQTASPTTLGKEMANVAYRLARQIKQFENVELLGKINGAVGNYNAHLSAYPNVDWPAHSQAFVESLGLTFNPYTTQIEPHDYMAELFDALRRFNTILIDFNRDVWGYISLGYFKQKLKEGEVGSSTMPHKVNPIDFENSEGNLGIANAVLAHLGEKLPISRWQRDLTDSTVLRNMGVGFAQSLIAFDACLKGIGKLELNANRLNEDLDQAQEVLAEPIQTVMRRYNVEKPYEKLKALTRGQAMTRDMMVDFVNGNELAQVPSEERARLAELTPATYTGNAAEQAKQINELISKI; from the coding sequence ATGAACGCTTTAACCGCACTATCACCATTAGATGGACGTTATGCCAGCAAATGTGATGCGCTACGCCCTTTTCTTTCTGAGTTTGGTTTAATTCATGCTCGTGTCACTGTGGAAGTGCGTTGGTTACAAGCGCTTTCTAACCGTCCGGAAATTGTTGAAGTTGCTCCTTTCTCAGCTGAAACAAATGCAGCTCTAGATGCAATCGTAAGCAACTTCTCTGAAGAAGATGCGAACCGCATTAAAGAAATTGAACGCACAACTAACCATGACGTAAAAGCAGTTGAATACTTCTTGAAAGAGAAAATTGCAGGTATTGCTGAATTACAAAATGCAGGTGAGTTCATTCACTTTGCTTGTACATCAGAAGATATCAATAACTTGTCTCATGCACTTATGCTTAAAAACGGTCGTGAAGTTTTAGTATCAAGCATGAAGCAAATTTTAAATGCAATCTCTGCTTTAGCTACAACTCATGCTGAACAACCGATGTTGTCTCGTACACATGGTCAAACTGCTAGCCCAACAACTTTGGGTAAAGAAATGGCGAACGTTGCATATCGTTTAGCTCGCCAAATCAAACAATTTGAAAATGTTGAATTACTAGGCAAAATCAATGGTGCTGTAGGTAACTACAATGCTCACCTTTCTGCTTATCCAAATGTGGATTGGCCAGCGCATTCACAAGCTTTTGTTGAATCTTTAGGTTTAACATTTAACCCATATACAACTCAAATCGAGCCACACGACTACATGGCTGAATTATTTGACGCGTTACGTCGTTTCAATACAATTTTGATCGACTTTAACCGTGACGTATGGGGTTATATCTCTTTAGGTTACTTCAAGCAAAAACTTAAAGAAGGTGAAGTTGGCTCATCAACTATGCCACATAAAGTTAACCCAATCGACTTTGAAAACTCTGAAGGTAACTTAGGCATTGCAAATGCAGTATTGGCTCACTTAGGCGAAAAATTACCAATTTCTCGCTGGCAGCGTGACTTAACTGACTCAACTGTACTTCGTAACATGGGTGTTGGTTTTGCTCAAAGCTTAATTGCTTTTGATGCTTGCTTAAAAGGTATTGGTAAACTTGAACTCAATGCAAACCGCTTAAATGAAGATCTTGACCAAGCTCAAGAAGTTCTTGCAGAGCCAATTCAAACGGTTATGCGTCGTTATAACGTTGAAAAACCATATGAGAAGTTAAAAGCATTAACTCGTGGTCAAGCAATGACGCGTGACATGATGGTTGACTTCGTAAATGGTAACGAACTTGCTCAAGTACCAAGTGAAGAGCGTGCTCGCTTAGCTGAGCTTACACCTGCAACTTACACAGGTAATGCTGCTGAACAAGCTAAACAAATTAACGAATTAATTAGCAAAATCTAA
- a CDS encoding peptidoglycan DD-metalloendopeptidase family protein — protein MHLTGQQSRLHIQRDKIMKIMMLSVAVGFTVAMAGCASKPQINNSSRYAMAPNYYTVRSGDTLSGIAMRYGLDYLSIAEMNGIAPPYRIYVNQSLRLKKSSSPRTVSTQVMAQPEPIKRQTIALPTTTAPTTTTPPPATVAPSTNTTVGASIPSSSLRWVKPNNGPVIQGFNLANNVKGIRYGGNQGDPIYAAADGQVVYAADGLKEYGNLVLIKHIDGYISAYAHNSKMMVKSGDNVTAGQKIAEMGSSGASRVMLEFQIRLDGKPINPANLLPN, from the coding sequence ATGCATTTAACTGGGCAACAAAGCAGATTGCATATTCAAAGAGACAAAATAATGAAAATTATGATGTTGTCTGTAGCTGTAGGTTTTACTGTTGCAATGGCAGGATGTGCTTCTAAACCACAAATTAATAATAGTTCTCGCTATGCAATGGCTCCTAACTATTACACGGTCCGTTCAGGTGATACTTTAAGTGGTATTGCAATGCGTTATGGTCTGGACTATCTCAGTATTGCAGAGATGAATGGTATTGCACCGCCATATCGTATTTATGTTAATCAATCATTGCGATTGAAGAAATCTTCTTCACCAAGAACCGTGTCGACACAAGTCATGGCGCAACCGGAACCGATTAAGCGTCAAACAATTGCTTTACCGACAACCACTGCACCAACCACGACCACTCCGCCACCAGCAACTGTTGCGCCATCAACCAATACAACAGTCGGAGCGTCTATTCCAAGCTCAAGCTTACGTTGGGTGAAACCAAATAACGGTCCGGTTATTCAAGGCTTTAATTTGGCGAATAATGTCAAAGGAATCCGTTACGGTGGTAACCAAGGTGACCCGATTTATGCGGCGGCTGATGGTCAAGTTGTATACGCAGCCGATGGTCTGAAAGAATATGGTAACTTAGTTTTAATTAAACATATTGATGGTTACATCAGTGCGTATGCCCACAATAGCAAGATGATGGTCAAGAGTGGTGACAATGTAACCGCAGGCCAAAAGATTGCTGAAATGGGGTCTTCAGGGGCATCTCGCGTTATGCTTGAGTTCCAAATTCGCCTTGACGGTAAACCGATCAACCCTGCAAATCTTTTACCAAATTAG
- the mnmA gene encoding tRNA 2-thiouridine(34) synthase MnmA, with translation MQQRVIVGMSGGVDSSVSAALLLQQGYQVEGLFMKNWEEDDGTEYCTAMEDLADAQAVADKIGIKLHTANFAMEYWDRVFEHFLAEYAAGRTPNPDILCNKEIKFRAFLDHAMTLGADFIATGHYARRAETAYNSKGEAYAPLLRGLDNNKDQTYFLHAVHGREINKTLFPVGEIEKPEVRRIAEELDLATAKKKDSTGICFIGERRFNDFLKQYLPAQPGKIVLDNGKEVGEHHGLMYYTLGQRGGIGLGGMKGASEGAWFVLHKDVANNRLVVGQGHDHPLMQSTQLWSEAIDWVAGEQNIPAEGLRCTAKTRYRQPDQACTVFIDENSEHGVRVEFDEPQRAVTPGQSVVFYSDEVCLGGGVIHHTNAPTPNFI, from the coding sequence ATGCAACAACGTGTCATCGTCGGTATGTCTGGTGGCGTAGATTCCTCTGTTTCTGCGGCGCTCTTACTTCAACAGGGTTATCAAGTTGAAGGCCTTTTCATGAAAAACTGGGAGGAAGATGACGGCACGGAATACTGTACGGCAATGGAAGATTTAGCCGATGCTCAAGCAGTCGCAGATAAAATCGGTATTAAGCTTCATACTGCAAACTTTGCTATGGAATATTGGGACCGCGTATTCGAACACTTCTTGGCTGAATATGCAGCCGGTCGCACTCCAAACCCAGATATCTTATGTAATAAAGAAATTAAGTTTCGCGCATTTTTAGATCATGCCATGACCTTAGGTGCAGATTTTATTGCAACAGGTCATTATGCTCGTCGTGCTGAAACTGCTTATAACTCTAAAGGTGAAGCATATGCACCTTTATTACGTGGTTTAGATAACAATAAAGACCAAACTTATTTCTTACATGCAGTGCATGGCCGTGAAATTAATAAAACCCTTTTCCCGGTAGGTGAAATTGAAAAACCGGAAGTTCGTAGAATTGCCGAAGAACTAGACTTAGCAACGGCGAAGAAAAAAGATTCAACTGGTATATGTTTTATCGGTGAACGTCGCTTTAATGACTTCCTTAAACAATATTTACCCGCTCAACCAGGTAAAATTGTACTTGATAACGGCAAAGAAGTTGGTGAACATCACGGTCTGATGTACTATACGCTCGGTCAACGTGGCGGTATTGGTCTAGGCGGTATGAAAGGTGCATCAGAAGGTGCATGGTTTGTACTTCATAAAGATGTTGCCAATAACCGTTTAGTGGTCGGCCAAGGACATGATCACCCACTTATGCAAAGTACACAGCTTTGGAGTGAGGCCATTGACTGGGTAGCAGGCGAGCAAAATATTCCGGCTGAAGGATTACGTTGCACCGCTAAAACACGCTATCGCCAGCCTGATCAAGCTTGTACAGTGTTTATTGATGAAAATAGTGAGCATGGTGTTCGTGTTGAGTTTGATGAACCTCAACGTGCAGTTACACCAGGCCAAAGTGTTGTATTTTATTCGGATGAAGTTTGCCTAGGCGGGGGTGTTATTCACCATACAAACGCCCCTACACCAAATTTTATTTAA
- the surE gene encoding 5'/3'-nucleotidase SurE: MNILIANDDGVFAPGIQALADALKPLGRVVVVAPESERSGFSSALTLDRPLRPIQIAEDVWAVNGTPADCVYLSMNGLFDFEFDLVVSGINSGANLGDDVLYSGTVGAAFEGRLMKQPAIAVSLAGPDVRSYDHKDDYAQAAKWVHDFIAKGLPALPPRHIFNINIPDVPQLKGTQITYQGRRAQSKPITSHVDPRGRQVYWIGLAGEAVTDPQRIASQIQSDFFAVANGFVSVTPIQMDATNYAVLEDLQASLG; this comes from the coding sequence GTGAATATTTTAATTGCCAATGATGACGGTGTCTTTGCACCAGGTATACAAGCTTTAGCTGACGCATTAAAACCACTAGGCCGTGTTGTAGTGGTTGCTCCAGAAAGTGAAAGAAGCGGGTTTTCGAGTGCCTTAACTTTAGATCGTCCTTTACGTCCTATTCAAATTGCTGAAGATGTATGGGCTGTTAATGGAACACCAGCCGATTGTGTTTATTTATCCATGAATGGATTATTTGATTTCGAATTTGATTTGGTTGTCAGTGGGATCAATAGTGGCGCAAATTTAGGCGATGATGTTTTATATTCGGGAACTGTTGGTGCAGCCTTTGAAGGTCGTTTAATGAAACAACCTGCAATTGCGGTTTCTTTGGCTGGGCCTGATGTACGTTCATACGACCATAAAGATGATTATGCGCAAGCAGCTAAATGGGTACATGACTTTATCGCAAAAGGATTACCTGCACTGCCACCGCGACATATTTTTAATATTAATATTCCAGATGTACCTCAGCTTAAAGGTACACAAATTACTTACCAAGGCCGCCGTGCCCAATCTAAACCTATCACCAGCCATGTAGACCCTAGAGGAAGACAGGTTTACTGGATTGGTCTTGCGGGTGAGGCGGTAACTGATCCACAGCGTATTGCTAGTCAAATACAATCTGATTTTTTTGCGGTCGCGAATGGTTTTGTGAGCGTGACGCCAATTCAGATGGATGCAACAAACTATGCGGTTTTAGAAGATTTGCAGGCCAGTTTGGGGTAA
- a CDS encoding MCR_0457 family protein, producing MFMKKSLVQSLSVVLLMTMATVGYAADKKKTAEKKTENENVVEVTPSKGTTPEELAAIQVLSEICPSLIGKKDAEFAQGYERLVKDYLPNEADPVAALEKRSKDKSFKKVLKEARNDAKAAGNEQNTLVCQDVKAYQSQN from the coding sequence ATGTTTATGAAAAAAAGCTTAGTTCAATCACTTTCTGTTGTTTTACTCATGACAATGGCAACAGTGGGTTATGCTGCTGACAAGAAAAAAACAGCTGAAAAGAAAACCGAAAATGAAAATGTTGTTGAAGTTACACCGTCCAAAGGTACTACACCGGAAGAATTAGCAGCAATTCAAGTACTTTCTGAAATTTGCCCAAGTTTGATTGGTAAAAAAGATGCCGAATTTGCTCAAGGTTATGAGCGTCTTGTAAAAGACTATTTGCCAAATGAAGCCGATCCAGTTGCAGCTTTAGAAAAACGTAGTAAAGACAAGAGCTTCAAGAAAGTCTTAAAAGAAGCACGTAATGATGCAAAAGCTGCTGGTAACGAACAAAATACGTTAGTTTGCCAAGACGTGAAAGCTTATCAATCGCAAAACTAA
- a CDS encoding NUDIX hydrolase gives MAAWTPHVTVATVVEKDGRYLFVEEHSEGFVHTVFNQPAGHVECGETLTEAAIRETLEETGHHIDIDALLGIYTYTPPMFPDRTYYRFCFLAHVTHVESDPKLDTGIVSAVWMTLDELKESARARSPLVIKAIEDAMKGQHYPLALIYEHPFSPSLTSHLDA, from the coding sequence ATGGCCGCATGGACTCCTCATGTCACTGTCGCTACAGTCGTAGAAAAAGATGGACGCTATCTTTTTGTCGAAGAACATAGCGAAGGTTTTGTACACACAGTGTTTAATCAACCTGCTGGTCATGTGGAATGTGGTGAAACACTAACAGAAGCAGCGATCCGTGAAACGCTTGAAGAAACAGGACATCATATAGATATAGATGCCCTACTTGGTATTTATACTTATACCCCGCCTATGTTTCCGGACCGTACTTATTATCGCTTCTGCTTTTTAGCGCATGTCACTCATGTCGAAAGCGACCCAAAACTTGATACAGGTATTGTTTCTGCTGTCTGGATGACTCTAGATGAACTTAAAGAATCTGCCCGTGCACGTAGTCCTCTTGTCATTAAAGCCATTGAAGACGCCATGAAAGGACAACATTATCCTTTAGCTCTTATTTATGAGCACCCTTTCTCTCCCTCATTAACTTCTCATTTGGATGCCTAG
- the hflD gene encoding high frequency lysogenization protein HflD — protein MVELPFQQSQALNVRQNRALALAGVFQATQLTHMTAMTGQQSIGESGNFYFELLIKASLNIRPTTNNNAVQTLDFFNQLADISLGLKTLENCITQPFTNAPKSRLPKMRSAKLPMSYAMSLLQLEKKVYSNPEYVAIIEKAQQKILKQLSFFDNNYLHPSILANLAQTYVDTAGQINPRILVRGNAEAFKDTNHTNRIRACLFTGLQMAHLWRQLGGSSWNMIFSKRKLLQDIQALARLQYQVI, from the coding sequence ATGGTGGAGTTACCCTTTCAACAATCACAAGCCTTGAATGTTCGCCAAAACCGTGCCCTTGCCTTGGCTGGGGTATTTCAAGCGACCCAGCTTACGCATATGACCGCCATGACAGGTCAGCAAAGTATTGGTGAAAGTGGTAACTTTTATTTTGAGTTATTAATAAAGGCGAGTTTAAATATTCGCCCTACAACAAATAATAATGCTGTTCAGACGTTGGATTTTTTCAATCAATTGGCTGATATTTCGTTGGGTCTTAAAACTCTTGAAAATTGTATCACTCAGCCTTTTACCAATGCGCCTAAATCTCGTTTGCCTAAAATGCGTAGTGCAAAACTTCCAATGTCTTATGCGATGTCACTTTTGCAGTTAGAGAAAAAGGTCTATAGCAATCCTGAATATGTGGCGATTATTGAAAAAGCGCAGCAGAAGATCTTAAAACAGCTTTCTTTTTTTGATAATAACTATTTACATCCAAGTATTTTAGCCAATTTGGCGCAAACCTATGTTGATACTGCCGGACAGATTAATCCACGTATTCTTGTTCGTGGTAATGCTGAGGCATTTAAAGATACCAACCATACCAACCGTATTCGTGCTTGTCTGTTTACGGGGCTACAAATGGCCCATTTATGGCGACAACTCGGCGGTAGTTCATGGAACATGATTTTTAGCAAACGTAAATTGCTACAGGATATTCAAGCACTTGCTCGTTTACAGTACCAAGTTATCTAA